Genomic window (Ctenopharyngodon idella isolate HZGC_01 chromosome 20, HZGC01, whole genome shotgun sequence):
caatgaaaaaataaaataattggtATCGGCCACATCAAACTTTTAAGGTGTGGTCATTTACCAGTGTTGGGCAAAATTTTGCAGGTGATATCCAGTCATTTAAATAGGAATCCACACAACCGGGATATGAGGGCGAAAATGTTCCCTTCGCGGATTTCCCTTGTTTAAGTTGGTCATGCGAATTCATCACCAACAaatttggtttgaaagtgacttctgtgtgagttGTGCTTCATGCAGCGCTTCAACATTAACAATGGACCTTTTTCACCCGCAAAATTTCACCAAATTAACACTAATGTGACCTCACCTTTTGTTATTGGTTCAAGCTGATAATTATCAGCCATAAACTTCAGTATAGGTGCATAGCTACTGCTAGATGTTTCTCTTTTAGTCCAGGGGTTGTAACAAATGAAGAGGTGCCATCATATGCAAGTCACATTCTATTAGCTTTCCTGATTGGCTGGATTCATGTCACACTATTGGCAAACTTGTAATAACTATCTACATTTGTTACAATTCTGAGTCTATAGTATGTGCACACATTTAGTGGTatgtttaaaggaatagttcacccaaaaatgtaaactatctcataattcactcaccctcaagccatcctaggtgtatatgactttcttctttcagccgaaaacaatcacaaacaagttatattaaataatatcctggctcttcccagctttgtaatggcattgaatagtgTCTGAGTTTCCAAAAAGTGCATCTATCcttcataaaagtaatccatatgactccagggggttaataaatacCTTCTGATGTGAAGCGATgggattttgtaagaaaaatatccatatttaaaactttataaactataacgGCCTATTCAATGACATTACAAAGCCGGGAAGAGctaggatattatttaatataactctgattgtgttcggctgaaagaagaaagtcatatacacctcggatgggcttgagggtgagtaaattatgggataattttcatttatgtgggaactattcctttaactaaAGTGTTTGTCTGGTGATCTCACCTCACCTATGTCATTTGCACTGTTGTGATGTTTGCGGTCATTGTGGTGACGTAGGTCTTCTGCTTCTTGTCCTCTTGGGCAGCACCTTGGAAGAGCTGTTAATGACAGTGATTTGATGTTACTCTGCTGGGAAGACTTACCTCAGTATGCATACATGGTCAGACCTCCAGCACACCACAGATTTTTGGCGCTCAGCTGCTCACCTCTTGTCTTTGTTTGATTGCATTTCACAGGAGAAGGAACTGGAGGCCAGtaagaaagaaaaagtgaaGGAGGCCAAGTTGGAGGCAGAGGTGAAGTTGCTGAAGAAAGAGAACGAGGCCCTCCGCAGGCACATTGCGGTACTACAGGCTGAGGTGTATGGTGCCAGACTGGCAGCCAAGTACTTGGACAAGGAGCTGGCTGGGAGGTAAGAGACAGCATTGTTCTTCTGTTCTGATTGACCACTGTCTGGGTTTCATGTGGCGATTTCTTGCATACAAAGAGCTGTAGTGGTTGGTAACAGGAATGCTCTTTTTATTTAGGGTGCAGCAGATCCAATTGCTCGGTCGAGACATGAAAGGACCAGCTCATGACAAACTGTGGAACCAGCTTGAAGCAGAGATTCACCTGCACCGCCACAAAACAGTGATCCGAGCCTGCAGGGGGCGCAATGATCCCAAGAAGCCCTTGCCATCACCTGTTGGGCATGTAAGACAGCACACTGAGTTAATTTGCCAATATTGCATACAGAAGGTGAACTAGTTAGATCAGAGTAAACTTTGAACAGTCAAGAGAATAATGTGCCTGTAGTGTATTTCAACCCAAAATCAAAATCAgaagttgaaaatgtaatttcatatattgaaattaaattcttatatttttatttatttactcattcttagatttatttttattttttaaaataataaatataatttttatttaaaaaattaagccTGTTTTaagcagatttatttttattctttagcACTGTGACATTCAAGAAATGGCAATCATTCTGCCCCCGTACATATAAATTTTTACTTTACAAATttgcaatttaaattttttttttttaaatatttaaatattaatattgaattaAACTGCAGtctttaaaagtatatattatattatataatgcaatatattatagtatatttgtatattatagtatatatgtgtactaatatatttaaataaaatatttttgaaatatagtaaatataaaattaagttttttcgtatttaaatattaatattgacgtaattattagtctttaaaattatttaaatgaactaaattttaaatattaaatacactatatatatatatatatatatatatatattttttttttttttttttttttttttttttttccctccgcATACAGGTAATTTATCTTATTTCATAGacttattattttcatattcttAGTGGCATATTTTTTTCCGTAGTACTACTGACTACTAAGAATATGAAAATAgcgtcacaatgcaaaaaaaaaaactataaactaTGGCCATTTTCATGTGATTCACTCTTGAGTGTGTCCTCTATACATTTACCTCTCCAGGACACAGATTCTCTGAAGAAGACTCAAGGAGTCGGCCCTATACGCAAAGTGGTTCTGGCCAAAGAAGATCATGAAGGACTTGGCATCTCTATTACTGTGAGTTCAACATTTGCTTTAATATGTAGGCTGctccattcatttttttatgattgTGAACTAGGCATGATTTTATTCAGTGTTTGTTCCAAAATCAAAGTCTGATTTAATGTTTGCATTCGTGGAATTAATACAGGGTGGGAAAGAGCACGGAGTTCCCATCCTCATCTCCGAAATCCACCCCACCCAGCCTGCCGAGCGCTGCGGAGGACTGCATGTGGGAGATGCCATCTTAGCCGTCAACAACATCAACCTGAGAGATGCAAAGCACAAAGAGGCCGTCACCATCCTCTCACAGCAGGTGAGACGCGCACACAGACTCTCTTTCGGTTCAGTTTTCAGCTCGACGAGGGGGGCTGTCAGATCAGGCTTAGCATGTGACCTATAACTTATTATTAGAACCATGTTTCAATCCCATCCTCACACCTGCAGAGAACCTCCCAAAGGTTAAGATGCTCTTTAATTGGGCTTGTGAGGTGTAATTATGACGGATTTGAAGAGAACGTactgctttaaagggatagttcacccaaaaatgaaaattctatcataattttctcaccctcatgttgttccaaacacatttgactttttttttttctgttgaacacaaaaggtggccactctttttaatttaatgaaagGAAGTAAGGACATAGTGTGTCAAGCTCTAAAGTAACAACAAAAATGCACCATTTATATGactcaagtcttctgaagtcatatgaaaGGTTTGTGTGAGCAATCAAAGGTTATATTTACCTCACATAAGAAACATGCATACAGACACCCACACTTCCAGACATTAACGCAGTTGGGGTTTTTTCTCTGCAGAGGGGGGAAATCGAGTTTGAAGTGGTTTATGTGGCTCCAGAAGTGGACTCTGATGACGAGAACGTGGAGTATGAAGATGACAGCGGACACCGCTACCGTCTGTACCTGGATGAGCTGGAAGAGGGATCGGGAGCCAATCACAACAATGGCACTGCTGACCCCGCCTCTCTACAAGGCAAGTCCATTGAATTAATTGATTTTCTGCCTGGCAAAtgacccaaaactgaaaataattttctacagcatttattaaacaatgtaaatttataaatatactattaTTCATTGTC
Coding sequences:
- the gopc gene encoding Golgi-associated PDZ and coiled-coil motif-containing protein isoform X2, with amino-acid sequence MSASAGGAGSPGSALSPGPASAPGSGMSMFRWLEVLEKEFDKAFVDVDLLLGEIDPDQADITYEGRQKMTSLSSCFAQLCHKAQTIFQLNHKLEAQLVDLRSELTDVQAEKVVVEKDVHEQLLQLHAMQLKLQAKGGQAVDSDSIKDRMEKELEASKKEKVKEAKLEAEVKLLKKENEALRRHIAVLQAEVYGARLAAKYLDKELAGRVQQIQLLGRDMKGPAHDKLWNQLEAEIHLHRHKTVIRACRGRNDPKKPLPSPVGHDTDSLKKTQGVGPIRKVVLAKEDHEGLGISITGGKEHGVPILISEIHPTQPAERCGGLHVGDAILAVNNINLRDAKHKEAVTILSQQRGEIEFEVVYVAPEVDSDDENVEYEDDSGHRYRLYLDELEEGSGANHNNGTADPASLQAVGKHLANNRTENGDTGLSSESPSDDKTSKTAESAESSS
- the gopc gene encoding Golgi-associated PDZ and coiled-coil motif-containing protein isoform X1, with the translated sequence MSASAGGAGSPGSALSPGPASAPGSGMSMFRWLEVLEKEFDKAFVDVDLLLGEIDPDQADITYEGRQKMTSLSSCFAQLCHKAQTIFQLNHKLEAQLVDLRSELTDVQAEKVVVEKDVHEQLLQLHAMQLKLQAKGGQAVDSDSIKDRMPVPSVEDKEKELEASKKEKVKEAKLEAEVKLLKKENEALRRHIAVLQAEVYGARLAAKYLDKELAGRVQQIQLLGRDMKGPAHDKLWNQLEAEIHLHRHKTVIRACRGRNDPKKPLPSPVGHDTDSLKKTQGVGPIRKVVLAKEDHEGLGISITGGKEHGVPILISEIHPTQPAERCGGLHVGDAILAVNNINLRDAKHKEAVTILSQQRGEIEFEVVYVAPEVDSDDENVEYEDDSGHRYRLYLDELEEGSGANHNNGTADPASLQAVGKHLANNRTENGDTGLSSESPSDDKTSKTAESAESSS